In one window of Camelina sativa cultivar DH55 chromosome 15, Cs, whole genome shotgun sequence DNA:
- the LOC104748899 gene encoding uncharacterized protein LOC104748899 — MIQDCGFLEFPYLGDYLSWRGWRDKKPIRCRLDRALGTEEWHDQYLDTVTEYLPMIASDHKPLVVSIGAKRPRGRRCFMFDKRWIVTKLGNCRRAISQWRKEQVPYGRETIEDLKRKLEVAQADDSVGQEVLSDLTSRLREAYRDEEIYWYLKSRNRWMRVGDKNTKYFHAQTKQRRARNRIVGLYDRNNVWSTKDDDICKTAVSYFEDLFTSISPDSFEEALSEIEGVITEEINDRLTAPATEAEVRKVLFMMHPDKAPGPDGMTALFFQKAWGVVKADLVSTVNQFFEEGVFDRSLNRTNLCLIPMVAKPTRMTELRPISLCNVGYKIISKILCQRLKLVLPKLISETQSAFVPGRLILDNILIAQEMFHGLRTNPSCKGKFMAIKTDMSKAYDRVQWGFVEALLRKMGFSGDPLSPYLFILCTEVLIANIRKAEREKRITGIKVANKCLAITHLLFADDSLFFCRVDKDQCGVILDILKQYEAVSGQQINFDKSSIQFGHKVEEGVKREVQEVLGILNLGGMGSYLGILESLGGSKTKVFSYVRDRLQNRTNGWTAKQLSRGGKEVMIKSVATALWRLIEAPESLFARVFKGRYYRNSNPMDPICSYSPSYVWRSIVSARSLVNKGLIIRVGSGDSISIWTDPWIPAQSPRPAVSKGPLQDPSLKISHLIDRQSNFWRLDMLFEHFPPEEAVLIRAIPLGSSQTDDSLGWHFTKLGNQANLRWQGIACDSGCARCGADEETVNHAIFRCPPARQAWALAQVPVGEVSFPTTSIYANVDHFLGTDNPGAQVAAFPWIMWYIWKARNARVFENVVEKPEEVVRIAVGESTTWLQAQIEEEVEDQLGNSRVSTAREIGRARSLPTASSGYRCLVDGSWKLGDVYAGAGWVCSAAMDGSMIKGATNFCQSLSPLHAEVEAFVWAMRCMIGHDFREVAFYTDCSDLVKMVSSPQDWPAFKTYLDDIVLDREEFTSFSLSLIPRSVNVSADSLARQARTSPQHVLFVDSFPSHWLI; from the exons ATGATTCAGGATTGCGGTTTTTTGGAATTTCCCTATCTTGGAGACTACCTGTCATGGAGGGGCTGGCGGGATAAAAAGCCGATTCGGTGCCGGTTGGATAGGGCTCTCGGAACTGAGGAGTGGCATGACCAGTATCTGGATACGGTGACGGAATACTTGCCTATGATCGCCTCGGATCATAAACCGTTGGTGGTGAGTATTGGGGCTAAGCGACCACGTGGTCGTCGATGCTTTATGTTTGACAAGCGTTGGATTG TCACCAAATTAGGGAACTGTCGTCGCGCAATATCGCAGTGGCGGAAAGAGCAGGTTCCTTATGGGCGGGAAACGATAGAGGATCTTAAAAGGAAACTGGAGGTGGCGCAGGCTGATGATTCGGTTGGACAGGAGGTCCTGTCGGACCTAACATCCAGATTACGTGAGGCCTACAGGGACGAGGAGATTTATTGGTACCTTAAGAGTCGGAACCGTTGGATGAGGGTGGGCGACAAAAATACAAAGTATTTTCATGCACAAACAAAGCAGCGGCGGGCTAGGAATCGAATAGTTGGCCTGTATGACAGGAATAATGTTTGGTCTACGAAGGATGATGATATTTGCAAGACGGCAGTCTCATATTTTGAGGATCTTTTTACTTCGATTTCCCCGGATTCCTTTGAGGAAGCTTTAAGTGAGATTGAGGGGGTTATTACGGAGGAGATAAATGACCGTTTAACGGCTCCAGCAACAGAAGCAGAGGTCCGCAAGGTCCTGTTTATGATGCACCCAGATAAAGCTCCGGGTCCGGATGGTATGACTGCTTTGTTTTTCCAGAAGGCTTGGGGGGTGGTCAAAGCAGACCTGGTCTCCACGGTTAATCAATTTTTTGAGGAGGGGGTTTTTGATAGGAGCTTAAATCGGACGAACTTGTGTCTTATTCCAATGGTGGCCAAGCCGACCCGGATGACAGAGTTACGTCCGATTAGCCTATGTAATGTGGGGTACAAGATCATTTCCAAGATCCTGTGCCAACGGTTGAAATTGGTGTTACCAAAGCTTATCTCGGAGACTCAGTCTGCTTTTGTGCCCGGTAGACTAATATTggataatattttaattgcCCAGGAGATGTTCCATGGCCTCAGGACAAATCCATCCTGCAAAGGGAAGTTTATGGCAattaaaacggatatgagcaagGCTTATGATAGGGTTCAGTGGGGTTTTGTGGAAGCTCTGCTAAGAAAAATGGGTTTCTCG GGTGATCCATTATCTCCCTATCTTTTCATTCTCTGTACAGAAGTTCTTATTGCTAATATTCGGAAGGCGGAGAGGGAGAAACGAATCACGGGGATCAAGGTGGCTAATAAATGTCTGGCTATcacgcatttgttgtttgcggaCGATAGTCTGTTTTTTTGCCGGGTAGACAAGGATCAGTGTGGGGTCATTCTGGACATCTTAAAACAATATGAGGCGGTCTCCGGGCAACAGATTAACTTCGATAAATCTTCCATTCAATTTGGTCACAAGGTCGAGGAAGGAGTCAAACGTGAGGTGCAAGAGGTGCTCGGTATTTTGAATCTGGGTGGGATGGGATCGTACTTAGGGATACTGGAGAGTCTGGGAGGATCCAAAACGAAAGTTTTCTCTTACGTTCGGGATCGTTTGCAAAACCGTACAAACGGGTGGACAGCGAAACAACTGTCCAGAGGAGGGAAAGAAGTTATGATAAAGTCTGTCGCCACTGCG TTGTGGCGTCTGATTGAGGCCCCGGAGTCCCTTTTTGCACGGGTTTTTAAGGGCAGGTATTACAGGAACTCAAATCCTATGGATCCTATTTGTTCTTACTCTCCATCCTATGTGTGGCGGAGTATTGTTTCAGCTAGATCTTTGGTCAACAAAGGGCTCATTATACGGGTTGGCTCTGGTGATtccatttctatatggactGATCCATGGATTCCAGctcaatccccaagaccagcTGTGAGCAAGGGACCTTTACAGGACCCTTCTCTGAAAATTTCACATCTTATTGACCGTCAATCTAATTTTTGGCGTCTTGATATGCTCTTTGAGCATTTTCCCCCGGAGGAGGCTGTTTTGATCAGGGCTATACCTTTGGGTAGTTCTCAAACGGATGACTCGTTGGGTTGGCACTTTACAAAATTAGGAAATCAGG CGAATTTACGGTGGCAAGGCATTGCTTGTGACTCGGGGTGTGCCCGTTGTGGGGCGGATGAGGAAACGGTAAATCATGCTATTTTTCGATGCCCACCAGCTCGACAGGCTTGGGCTTTAGCTCAGGTACCGGTTGGGGAGGTTTCTTTCCCCACGACCTCTATATATGCAAATGTGGATCACTTTTTGGGCACTGACAACCCGGGTGCTCAGGTTGCGGCTTTCCCCTGGATtatgtggtatatctggaaggCACGGAATGCTCGGGTCTTTGAGAATGTCGTAGAAAAGCCAGAGGAGGTTGTTCGGATAGCGGTAGGGGAATCAACCACTTGGTTACAGGCTCAAATAGAGGAGGAGGTAGAGGATCAACTCGGGAATTCACGTGTCTCTACTGCTAGGGAGATAGGACGCGCAAGATCGCTGCCCACTGCCTCTTCGGGTTACAGGTGTTTAGTTGATGGGTCTTGGAAATTGGGAGACGTTTACGCGGGTGCAGGTTGGGTGTGTTCAGCCGCTATGGATGGGTCGATGATTAAAGGAGCCACCAATTTCTGTCAGAGTCTTTCCCCATTGCATGCAGAAGTAGAAGCCTTTGTTTGGGCTATGCGCTGtatgattggacatgatttTCGAGAAGTAGCTTTTTATACAGAttgctcagacttggtgaagatggtgtcttcccctcAAGACTGGCCGGCGTTCAAGACTTATCTCGATGACATCGTTTTGGATAGGGAGGAGTTCACGTCTTTCTCCCTTTCTTTGATCCCAAGAAGTGTTAATGTTagtgcggattctttggcacgccaagcgcgtactTCACCGCaacatgttttatttgtagACTCTTTTCCTTCGCATTGGCTCATAtga